In one window of Fictibacillus phosphorivorans DNA:
- the modB gene encoding molybdate ABC transporter permease subunit, translated as MAIDFWSPVKLSLGIAVAASLFVIISGVFLGRVMAHQNFKGKTLMETLFLLPLVLPPTVVGFLLIVIFGRNGPGGQLVEWVFNQPLMFTWWAAVIASAVVAFPLMYQSAKAGFESIDADIENAARVDGANEWDVLRKISVPLSVRAIISGAILSFARALGEFGATLMFAGNIPGKTQTISTAIYIAIESGHMKLAWMWVASVIGISFFMLIVVNRIRT; from the coding sequence ATGGCAATTGATTTTTGGTCACCTGTCAAATTATCACTCGGCATAGCGGTGGCTGCTTCATTATTTGTGATTATTTCAGGTGTTTTTTTGGGAAGAGTCATGGCTCATCAGAATTTTAAAGGGAAAACCTTGATGGAAACACTATTCTTACTTCCACTCGTATTACCTCCGACGGTAGTAGGTTTCTTGTTGATCGTGATATTCGGTAGAAACGGTCCAGGGGGACAGCTAGTAGAGTGGGTCTTTAACCAACCGCTCATGTTTACATGGTGGGCGGCAGTTATAGCATCTGCAGTTGTTGCATTTCCACTTATGTATCAATCGGCGAAAGCGGGATTTGAATCGATCGACGCAGATATTGAGAATGCGGCAAGAGTGGATGGAGCGAATGAATGGGACGTATTACGAAAGATTTCTGTTCCACTATCTGTTAGAGCTATCATATCTGGTGCCATCCTCAGTTTTGCTCGCGCATTAGGGGAGTTTGGGGCTACGCTCATGTTTGCTGGAAACATTCCAGGAAAAACACAAACGATATCTACTGCTATCTATATTGCGATTGAATCAGGTCATATGAAACTTGCTTGGATGTGGGTCGCGAGTGTTATCGGAATATCATTCTTCATGCTAATCGTCGTAAATCGAATAAGGACTTAA
- a CDS encoding MetQ/NlpA family ABC transporter substrate-binding protein, with the protein MKRIIQVLLASLAVFLLAACGSSTSGGEKTEKLVVGASNVPHAEILEEAKPLLEEKGIELEIVKFQDYILPNKSLYEKEIDANYFQHIPYLTQQVKDNPKYKFENAGAVHLEPMGVYSKRHKSLRDIPNGGKVILSNSIAEHGRILSIFEAEGLIKLKEGTGYEAQISDIVENPKKLEFVADIDPGLLTKAYENDEGDAIVINTNYAIDADLNPKKDSIALEGSDSPFANIITVREGDKDKKSIKTLLEVLHSKEITDFIDKEYKGSVLAVKE; encoded by the coding sequence ATGAAAAGAATCATCCAAGTATTACTCGCAAGTTTGGCAGTATTCTTATTAGCAGCTTGTGGCTCATCTACAAGTGGTGGAGAAAAAACAGAAAAGCTAGTAGTTGGAGCATCAAATGTACCACACGCTGAAATATTAGAAGAAGCGAAGCCGCTTTTAGAGGAAAAGGGTATTGAACTAGAAATTGTAAAATTCCAAGACTATATCTTACCGAACAAGTCACTTTATGAAAAAGAAATAGATGCAAACTATTTTCAGCACATTCCATATTTAACTCAGCAAGTGAAAGATAACCCGAAGTATAAGTTTGAAAACGCAGGTGCTGTTCACTTAGAGCCAATGGGTGTTTACTCAAAAAGACATAAATCATTAAGAGATATTCCAAATGGTGGGAAAGTAATCTTGAGCAACTCTATCGCCGAGCACGGCCGTATCCTTTCAATCTTTGAAGCAGAAGGACTAATCAAGCTTAAAGAAGGAACAGGTTATGAAGCACAAATAAGCGATATTGTAGAAAATCCGAAAAAACTAGAATTTGTAGCAGACATCGACCCTGGGCTTTTAACAAAAGCTTATGAAAACGATGAGGGCGATGCGATTGTGATCAACACAAACTATGCGATCGATGCAGATTTGAACCCGAAGAAAGATTCTATCGCGTTGGAGGGTTCTGATTCACCATTTGCGAATATCATAACGGTTCGTGAAGGCGACAAAGATAAAAAATCGATTAAAACCTTATTGGAAGTTCTTCATTCAAAAGAAATAACCGATTTTATCGATAAAGAGTATAAAGGTTCTGTGTTAGCTGTTAAAGAGTAA
- a CDS encoding alpha/beta hydrolase yields MVASDCIWWKGRKLAHTLHLPHAIGVGEKKTPLIIICHGFTSTRIGVDRLFVKTAQALVKLGYAVLRFDYAGCGESEGEYGENEFACFIEQTKEVISFGSKLPSVEEHSITLIGHSLGGAVASCTAAEDNRVHNFITWSAVGNPFADIKEIVGYNGEHAVVDHLGYAITEEFLFSLKSYSPLEAIQQFSGNALFIHGTGDPVISSNYCRDYYERSILAKRGTCSMLLIEGANHTYSSIKHFDQLITATSEWLLTNVKVPVQNTFKKSV; encoded by the coding sequence ATGGTGGCATCAGATTGTATATGGTGGAAGGGAAGAAAACTTGCTCACACCCTCCATTTACCTCACGCAATTGGGGTAGGTGAAAAGAAGACTCCGTTAATCATTATCTGCCACGGTTTTACAAGTACTCGAATTGGCGTTGATCGATTATTTGTAAAAACGGCTCAAGCTCTTGTTAAACTTGGATATGCTGTATTGCGTTTTGATTATGCAGGCTGCGGTGAGAGTGAAGGAGAGTATGGAGAAAATGAATTTGCCTGTTTTATTGAACAGACGAAGGAAGTAATTTCTTTTGGAAGCAAACTTCCTAGCGTTGAGGAACATTCCATAACGTTGATCGGTCATAGTTTAGGTGGAGCTGTTGCGTCTTGCACGGCAGCGGAAGATAATCGAGTTCATAATTTCATCACATGGTCAGCTGTAGGAAATCCATTTGCCGATATTAAAGAAATCGTTGGTTACAACGGAGAGCACGCTGTCGTTGATCACTTAGGATATGCCATTACAGAAGAATTTTTATTTTCCCTAAAATCCTATTCGCCACTAGAGGCTATCCAGCAATTTAGTGGAAACGCACTGTTTATCCATGGAACTGGCGACCCAGTTATTTCTTCTAATTATTGTAGGGATTATTATGAACGCTCTATTTTAGCGAAAAGAGGTACATGTTCCATGTTGTTAATAGAAGGTGCTAACCATACGTATTCTTCTATTAAGCATTTTGATCAGCTCATAACTGCTACTTCAGAATGGTTGCTAACGAATGTGAAAGTACCCGTTCAGAATACTTTTAAAAAAAGTGTTTGA
- a CDS encoding spore germination protein: MIFFKKKKKKQQQEATSNSPKGTLTFPELMKKLTASADFSTVKQSSVSTFYISYYKTLVNPEFVHRDLLPYITEIPLKNLDDIQKHLPLDGMVKTDDVHEIANKVTEGFILIQMNKDDPKGLLVPSLSTENRQISIPETEFSVVGPKEAFVESLDTNLNLIRKRLPIPEFTVKEVRVGKLSKTRVAIIYIDGIADEENVNTAIQRVNDIEYDHVVDSSYINQMISDNENSPFPQLIDTERPDRVASVLSEGKVAIMADGSPHALTGPTTIVEFFSAFEDYFLNWTLASAFRLIRLMAVMFSVLSTPLYVAVLTFHYEMIPENLLATLVASRNDIPFPPILEAIVLELSIELLREAGARLPSKVGQTIGIVGGIVIGTAAVQAGLTSNVLLIIVALAALASFTTPVYQMSNTIRLLRFPFLLFAQFLGVLGVAICFAFIVSHLLKLTSLGRPYIAPLYPLRVNDLKDALIRMPFSVQNSRPSSVRPQDKAKMNKKRAKEKHDIED, translated from the coding sequence ATGATATTTTTTAAGAAAAAAAAGAAAAAACAACAACAAGAGGCAACTTCCAATTCTCCAAAAGGTACATTGACATTTCCAGAACTTATGAAAAAGCTAACGGCTTCAGCTGATTTTTCTACTGTAAAGCAATCATCTGTAAGCACCTTCTATATCTCGTATTATAAAACACTTGTAAATCCCGAATTTGTTCATCGTGATTTATTACCTTATATAACTGAAATCCCTCTCAAAAACTTAGACGATATCCAAAAACATCTTCCGTTAGATGGAATGGTCAAAACGGACGATGTTCATGAAATCGCGAACAAAGTAACAGAAGGCTTTATTCTCATACAAATGAATAAAGATGACCCAAAAGGTTTGCTCGTTCCCAGTCTATCGACTGAGAACAGACAGATCTCGATTCCTGAAACCGAATTTAGTGTAGTTGGTCCTAAGGAAGCATTCGTAGAATCTTTGGATACCAATCTTAACTTGATTCGAAAACGACTACCTATTCCTGAATTTACAGTAAAAGAAGTGCGTGTTGGAAAACTTTCTAAAACAAGAGTGGCGATTATCTATATTGATGGAATCGCTGATGAAGAGAATGTGAACACCGCGATTCAACGTGTTAATGATATCGAATACGATCATGTCGTAGACAGTTCCTATATCAATCAAATGATCTCAGACAATGAGAACTCTCCTTTTCCACAGCTCATCGATACAGAGAGACCTGACCGAGTAGCCAGTGTTTTATCTGAAGGAAAAGTGGCGATTATGGCTGACGGATCACCTCATGCACTGACCGGCCCGACAACTATTGTAGAATTTTTTTCAGCTTTTGAAGACTATTTTCTAAATTGGACGCTCGCTTCTGCCTTTCGGTTGATCCGTTTGATGGCGGTTATGTTTTCAGTGTTATCAACGCCGCTTTATGTTGCCGTACTAACGTTTCATTATGAGATGATTCCAGAAAATCTTTTAGCCACACTTGTGGCATCAAGAAACGACATCCCGTTTCCGCCTATACTAGAAGCTATTGTGCTAGAGCTTTCGATTGAGTTATTACGTGAAGCTGGTGCAAGGCTACCTTCAAAAGTCGGTCAAACAATCGGTATCGTTGGAGGTATCGTAATCGGGACAGCAGCGGTTCAAGCTGGTTTAACGAGTAACGTTTTATTAATTATCGTAGCTCTAGCCGCACTCGCTTCTTTTACAACACCTGTTTATCAGATGAGTAATACGATTCGTTTGCTTCGTTTTCCCTTTTTATTATTTGCGCAGTTCTTAGGTGTACTTGGGGTTGCGATCTGTTTTGCTTTTATCGTCTCTCATCTGTTGAAACTCACATCACTTGGTAGACCATACATCGCACCTCTTTACCCACTTCGCGTAAATGATTTAAAAGACGCTCTTATCCGTATGCCGTTTAGTGTGCAGAACAGTCGCCCATCATCCGTTCGACCGCAAGATAAGGCGAAAATGAATAAAAAGCGTGCAAAAGAAAAACATGACATAGAAGATTAA